The nucleotide sequence TGACGCTGCCCGCATCGCCGCTCAGACGTTGGTGGTCAGTGCCCGGCTGATCAGATTGGTCAGCGCGCCGACGATCGAATCGCCGGTGACCACCGAGTACAGGATTGCGCCGAATGCGGCCGCCGCGATCGTCCCGATGGCGTATTCCACCGTGCTCATGCCGGTCTCGTCGACGATCAGCAGCGCCCACCGTGCCCTGACACCTCGCGCCCTTGCCCTGAGCCCCCGAATCACGTTCTTCGACAACGTCGTTCCCCTCTCCGATGATGCCGGCGGACCGTCCGCCGGCATCGTGGTTCACCACAGTCCCGTCTCGAGGACGTCGCCCGCCAGTCCGACGACGACGGGCACGATGCCCAGGCACAGGAAGGCGGGCAGGAAGCACAGGCCGAGCGGCCCGGCGATCAGCACCGCGGCGCGTTCGGATGCGGCCTTCGCGGCATCGGCCGCGTCCTGGCGCGACTGGTCGGCCAGTTCGGCGACGCCCTGCGCCAGCGCGGTTCCCGATGACGCCGACTGGCGCGCGAGCCGCAGCAGCGCCGCGACCGCGACCGGGTCGCCGGGCGTGTCGGCCCACGCCCGCGCCGGCTCGGCACCCAGCGTCAGCAGTCCGGCCGCCCGGCTCAGCACCGGCGCGAGGACCCGCGGCGCGGACTGCGCAGCCGCCGTGGCGGCGTCGGCCACCGTCAGCCCCGCGTGCAGGCAGGCCGCGAAGACGTCGAGGCTCGACGCCAGCGCCAGCGGATCGTCATCGCGTCGCGCGCCTGACGCCGGCGCCGGCCGGGCGGGTGCAGTCAGCCGATGGGTGCTCGGCCCGCCCAGCAGCACCGCCACCGCGAGCAGCACCGCGGCCGCCGTCACGGCAGCACCTGGGCGACGATGCGGTCCGACCACGTCAGACCCAGGCAGACGAGCACCGTGCCCGCGCACAGCAGCCAGCCTCCCCAGCCGTCGGACAGCAGCAGGCTCAACGGCTCGGCGCCGATGAGGTGGCCGAGACCGATGCCCAGCACGGGAAGCCCGGCCAGGATCACCGCCGTGGCCCGGGCGCCGGCCATGCCGGCCCGCACCCGCGACGCGAAGCGCTCCCGCTCGGTGATGTCGCGCTCCGCGGTGCGCAGCAAGGCGCCGACGGCCAACCCGTACTCCGAGGCCAGACGCCAGCTCTCCGCGAGCCGTTGCCAGTACGCGCCCG is from Mycolicibacterium grossiae and encodes:
- a CDS encoding DUF4244 domain-containing protein, which produces MSKNVIRGLRARARGVRARWALLIVDETGMSTVEYAIGTIAAAAFGAILYSVVTGDSIVGALTNLISRALTTNV
- a CDS encoding type II secretion system F family protein; translation: MTAAAVLLAVAVLLGGPSTHRLTAPARPAPASGARRDDDPLALASSLDVFAACLHAGLTVADAATAAAQSAPRVLAPVLSRAAGLLTLGAEPARAWADTPGDPVAVAALLRLARQSASSGTALAQGVAELADQSRQDAADAAKAASERAAVLIAGPLGLCFLPAFLCLGIVPVVVGLAGDVLETGLW